A single region of the Salvia miltiorrhiza cultivar Shanhuang (shh) chromosome 8, IMPLAD_Smil_shh, whole genome shotgun sequence genome encodes:
- the LOC131001405 gene encoding uncharacterized protein LOC131001405, giving the protein MADGSVSRGQSRSRPVLGDVTNRNGKRGFSGKEKDGGRSLDFNDKDTVKRICASPRPCSEINSLKGNVISGLSKIPVENREPNLYDGSERVHSLKGKNDVIGNLKFNAGSYKHKILDLRGANTVTVSINELEVVDNDSSDGCGKSELSKNSLPRVDEVAGQNRVDPNLANLGGEGLNSVAKEADGYSPLDSLKENKISGAAEVANENRCSSLDFGMHDAIQSVNTEGNNELGESSHADTSRTVSETGTDFLHDGEENISPEGTQSDINDHHNHLDDHNADNFILSQSGSIDCTVLPQSQESRVFGIDKSNELKEDECALMTVGSNAIDACSCSFCTKAQDLWLDLHQKDIKARLTALKKSQKDASILAERSYRIKVNEKHGAESVTRASKMESHLTNQWRSLFQHMSDIWEAESNQLEASLLPLNNLKDKCKAEMELIRAKLSEKH; this is encoded by the exons GGTCGAGGCCCGTTCTAGGTGATGTTACGAACCGGAATGGTAAAAGGGGGTTTTCAGGGAAAGAGAAGGATGGGGGAAGAAGTTTGGATTTCAATGATAAAGATACAGTCAAGCGAATTTGTGCTTCGCCTCGCCCATGTTCTGAGATTAATTCTTTGAAAGGCAATGTTATATCTGGTCTCTCCAAAATACCCGTTGAAAATAGGGAGCCTAATTTGTATGATGGTAGTGAAAGAGTTCATAGTTTGAAGGGGAAAAATGATGTAATTGGCAACTTGAAATTTAATGCTGGTAGTTATAAACACAAGATTTTGGATCTTAGGGGAGCAAATACTGTTACTGTGAGTATTAATGAGTTGGAAGTTGTTGATAATGACTCGAGTGACGGTTGTGGCAAGTCCGAGCTTTCCAAGAATAGTCTTCCAAGGGTTGACGAGGTAGCTGGCCAGAATCGCGTAGATCCTAATTTGGCAAATCTTGGAGGGGAGGGTTTGAATTCTGTGGCCAAGGAAGCTGATGGTTATAGCCCGTTAGACTCATTGAAGGAAAACAAGATTTCAGGAGCTGCCGAAGTAGCTAATGAAAACAGGTGCTCCAGTCTTGATTTTGGCATGCATGATGCTATTCAGTCCGTTAACACCGAAGGTAATAatgagttgggtgagagttctcaTGCTGACACTTCACGGACAGTGAGTGAAACTGGTACCGATTTTCTTCACGATGGAGAAGAGAACATAAGTCCTGAAGGCACTCAGAGTGATATCAATGACCACCATAATCATTTGGATGATCATAATGCTGACAATTTTATCCTGAGCCAGTCAGGATCCATTGATTGCACAGTCCTGCCTCAGTCTCAGGAATCTAGAGTATTTGGAATAGATAAATCCAATGAACTGAAGGAGGATGAATGTGCTCTTATGACCGTGGGGAGTAATGCTATCGATGCTTGTTCTTGTTCTTTCTGCACAAAAG CCCAAGATTTGTGGTTGGACCTCCATCAGAAGGACATTAAGGCTCGATTAACAG CCTTGAAAAAGAGTCAAAAAGATGCTAGCATATTGGCTGAAAGAAGTTACAGGATCAAGGTCAACGAGAAACATGGTGCTGAAAGCGTCACTAGAGCCTCTAAAATGGAATCTCATCTGACGAATCAGTGGAGATCTCTCTTTCAGCATATGTCAGACATATGGGAAGCAGAGAGTAATCAGCTT GAAGCTAGTCTATTGCCACTGAACAATCTAAAAGACAAATGCAAAGCTGAGATGGAATTGATTAGGGCTAAGCTGTCAGAAAAGCATTAA